Within the Gordonia sp. KTR9 genome, the region TCGGAGTCGAATGGGAGGTAGCCGATCTCGTCGATGATGATCAGTCGGTAGCGGCGGAGCCGTTTGAGTTCGGCGGCCAGGCGGCCGGTGGTGTGTGCCTCGGTCAGGCGGGTGGCCCATCCGGTGGCGGTGTCGAAGAGCACGGGGTAGGCGTTGTGTGCGGCTTTGATCCCGAGCGCGATCGCGAGGTGGGTTTTTCCCACCCCGGGTGGTCCGAGAAGGATCACGTTGTCGCTCTTGGCGATCCAGGTGCTGGTGGCCAGGTGGGCGATCACATCACGACGCAGTCCTGGAAGGTGGTCGAAGTTGAAGTCCTCGAGTGTTTTGACCGCAGGGAAGCGCGCGCCGCTGATCCGCAGCATGGTGCCGTTGGCTTCGCGTTCGCTGACCTGGCGGTCAAGAATCGCTGCGAGGTACTGCTCGTGGGTCCAGTTGTCGGTGCGGGCCCGCTCGGCCAATTCCGCCCAGCATCGGCGGATCGCTGGCATCTTCAACGCCCGCGCCGCGAACTCGATCTGTTTACCTGTTTGATTGTCGGACACAGTCTTTCACCTTTCAATGCTGGTGGATGTGGTGGGCGGGTGAGCTTGGGGCGGGGTGGCAAAGTTCACCCCGAACAGCTCGTCGTAGTCCGGTAACGCCCGGATCGGCACCTCGTGGCCATCAGGGTGGGCGCGGATGCGGGCGGCGTTTCGGGCCCGGTTGGCGAGGTCTTGGCGGCGGTAATCGCGGCGCAGTTCTTTGGCTGCTCGCACGTGCTGAGGGTCGGCGATGGTGACGTGGTTGGCCCAGCTGCGCGCGTGGTCGGCGACGGTGACCTCGCCGCAGAGGATGCGCACCTGCTGCAGGTCGGCAGTGATGTCGACGAACCGACCGATCACCGACGGGTGCACCGAATAGTCATTGCCGGCTACACGTACGTAGTAGTCGCGACCGAGTCGCACCCGGCTACTCAAGCCGATATGCGGTGCGGTCGGAGGTAGGCCGGTCATCTGCTCGAGGTCCTCGGCGAACACGTCACACGGGCGTCGATCACCGATCGCGCGCACCACTCGGGTGTTGGCATGATC harbors:
- the istB gene encoding IS21-like element helper ATPase IstB, with translation MSDNQTGKQIEFAARALKMPAIRRCWAELAERARTDNWTHEQYLAAILDRQVSEREANGTMLRISGARFPAVKTLEDFNFDHLPGLRRDVIAHLATSTWIAKSDNVILLGPPGVGKTHLAIALGIKAAHNAYPVLFDTATGWATRLTEAHTTGRLAAELKRLRRYRLIIIDEIGYLPFDSDTANLFFQLIASRYEQGSILITSNMPFGRWGEVFADDVVAAALIDRLVHHAEVIAIDGDSYRTKARRELVNTDQ